One segment of Streptosporangium brasiliense DNA contains the following:
- a CDS encoding PaaX family transcriptional regulator, with the protein MSDMDPVDTITPSHQSRTVLIGFLGAIVRRMGNWMPIAGTVELLGQFGLDQSSVRTGVFRLKQRGWLVPDTREGTRGYSLAAEALESLADGDKIVWHARQPADLSDGWCVVNFSVPESTRTKRNQLRAHLSSLGFGNISSAVWIAPARMLPAAERAIGELDLMRHCAVFVGDYAAGQDLRTMVHACWDLEGIDRRYREFIDRHKDETRVLERSGVIDGQHAFVSYLAVIDDWRKLPFRDPGLPRELLLDDWAAPAAGALFEKLVALLEGRALAHAASYWPTTPASRVGPVV; encoded by the coding sequence ATGAGCGACATGGATCCGGTAGACACGATCACCCCGTCCCACCAGTCACGCACCGTGCTCATCGGTTTTCTCGGCGCCATCGTGCGACGGATGGGGAACTGGATGCCGATCGCGGGCACGGTCGAGCTGCTCGGCCAGTTCGGCCTCGACCAATCAAGCGTCCGCACCGGCGTCTTCCGGCTCAAGCAACGTGGCTGGCTGGTCCCGGACACACGCGAAGGGACCCGCGGCTACTCCTTGGCAGCGGAGGCGCTCGAATCCCTTGCCGACGGCGATAAGATCGTCTGGCATGCCCGGCAGCCGGCGGATCTCTCCGACGGCTGGTGCGTCGTCAACTTCTCGGTGCCCGAGTCGACTCGGACGAAGCGGAACCAGCTCCGCGCGCACCTGTCATCGCTCGGGTTCGGCAATATCAGCTCGGCGGTCTGGATCGCCCCGGCCCGCATGCTGCCGGCCGCTGAGCGCGCTATCGGCGAGCTCGATCTCATGCGCCACTGCGCTGTCTTCGTCGGTGACTATGCCGCAGGCCAGGACCTTCGAACGATGGTCCACGCCTGCTGGGACCTTGAGGGAATCGACCGTCGATACCGTGAGTTCATCGACAGGCACAAAGACGAGACGCGTGTGCTCGAGCGCTCGGGAGTCATCGACGGGCAACACGCGTTCGTGTCATACCTTGCCGTCATCGACGATTGGCGGAAGCTGCCCTTCCGTGACCCTGGCCTGCCGCGTGAACTTCTCCTGGACGATTGGGCGGCACCAGCGGCAGGCGCCCTCTTCGAGAAGCTGGTCGCGTTGCTCGAAGGCCGTGCTCTGGCCCATGCGGCGAGCTACTGGCCCACCACCCCGGCGAGCCGTGTCGGTCCGGTCGTTTAG
- a CDS encoding bifunctional salicylyl-CoA 5-hydroxylase/oxidoreductase, whose protein sequence is MRIAIAGGGPGGLYFAALMKQLDPTHEITVWERNAPGDTFGFGVVFSDETLGGIENADTVIYQQMESRFARWTDIDITFNTTSFTVGGQGFAAMGRKELLHILQKRAADLGVTVRYRAEAPDVEELRATYDLVLASDGLNSTIRTKFADVFKPSLDVRRNKYIWFGTDLVFEAFQFFVKQTEWGVMQIHGYPFSDTGSTFIVEMHEDVWRRAGFDATEREVFPPGVSDDYAVARIKEIFADELRGHTVLTNNSKWINFTTVRNERWYAGNVVLLGDAAHTAHFSIGSGTKLAMEDALALAACLHEHPTVAESLEAYQSERRPVVESTQRAAQASLEWFENIGMYAGQEPAQFCFNLLTRSRRITFENLKERDAEFAELIETEFAKANGLEQVAPAMFQPAWIGGLELKNRVVVSPMDMYSAVDGLPGDFHLVHLGSKALGGAGLVMTEMVCVSPEGRITPGCTGLWNDEQRDSWRKVTDFVHTRTTGRIGLQLGHSGRKGSTKLMWEGLDEPLEEGNWEVTGPSALPYGSGCHMPREMTRADMDKVVADFLAAARRGVEAGFDLIEVHAAHGYLLSSFLSPIANHRTDGYGGSLENRLRFPLEVFDAVRAAVPAPIPVTIRISATDWAPEGNTEHDAVEIARAFIEHGAAAIDVSSGQVTMAERPAFGRSYQTPFADRIRHEVAGPAGVAVIAVGAISSYDDVNSILLAGRADLCALGRSHLYNPQWTLQAAAEQEYGGPGAPWPDQFAAGRRKPPSSRTDKIPPRLALLRAPETDNVHLRWTPDRVTMGP, encoded by the coding sequence ATGAGGATCGCGATCGCGGGCGGCGGCCCCGGCGGACTCTACTTCGCCGCGCTGATGAAGCAGCTTGACCCGACCCATGAGATCACCGTCTGGGAGCGCAACGCCCCCGGCGACACCTTCGGCTTCGGCGTCGTCTTCTCCGACGAGACCCTTGGCGGCATCGAGAACGCCGACACGGTGATCTACCAGCAGATGGAGAGCCGGTTCGCCCGCTGGACCGACATCGACATCACGTTCAACACCACCTCGTTCACCGTCGGCGGCCAGGGCTTCGCGGCGATGGGGCGCAAGGAGCTGCTGCACATCCTGCAGAAGCGGGCCGCCGATCTCGGCGTGACCGTCCGGTACCGGGCCGAGGCGCCCGACGTCGAGGAGTTGCGCGCAACGTACGACCTGGTGCTGGCCTCCGACGGGCTCAACTCCACCATCCGGACCAAATTCGCCGATGTCTTCAAGCCGTCGCTGGACGTACGCAGGAACAAGTACATCTGGTTCGGCACCGATCTGGTTTTCGAGGCGTTCCAGTTCTTCGTCAAGCAGACGGAGTGGGGCGTCATGCAGATCCACGGCTACCCGTTCTCCGACACCGGCTCGACCTTCATCGTCGAGATGCACGAGGACGTGTGGCGCCGGGCCGGCTTTGACGCGACCGAGCGCGAGGTCTTCCCGCCCGGGGTGTCCGACGACTACGCGGTCGCGCGGATCAAGGAGATCTTCGCCGACGAGCTGCGCGGCCACACCGTGCTGACGAACAACTCCAAGTGGATCAACTTCACGACGGTCCGCAACGAGCGCTGGTACGCCGGCAACGTGGTGCTCCTGGGCGACGCCGCCCACACCGCGCACTTCTCCATCGGTTCGGGCACCAAGCTCGCCATGGAGGACGCGCTTGCGCTGGCCGCCTGCCTGCATGAGCATCCGACGGTGGCCGAATCCCTCGAGGCCTACCAGTCCGAGCGGAGGCCTGTCGTCGAGTCGACCCAGCGTGCGGCGCAGGCGTCGCTGGAGTGGTTCGAGAACATCGGGATGTACGCCGGCCAGGAGCCCGCGCAGTTCTGCTTCAACCTGCTGACCCGGTCGCGACGGATCACGTTCGAGAACCTCAAAGAACGCGACGCCGAGTTCGCCGAACTGATCGAGACGGAATTCGCGAAGGCCAACGGGCTCGAACAGGTCGCGCCGGCGATGTTCCAGCCGGCATGGATCGGCGGGCTGGAGCTGAAGAACCGCGTCGTGGTCTCGCCGATGGACATGTATTCCGCCGTGGACGGCCTTCCCGGCGACTTCCACCTCGTCCACCTCGGCTCCAAGGCGCTCGGCGGCGCAGGCCTGGTGATGACCGAGATGGTCTGCGTCTCGCCCGAGGGGCGGATCACGCCGGGCTGCACCGGGCTGTGGAACGACGAGCAGCGCGACTCGTGGCGGAAGGTCACCGACTTCGTCCACACCCGAACCACCGGCAGGATCGGGCTCCAGCTCGGCCACTCCGGCCGCAAGGGCTCGACCAAGCTGATGTGGGAGGGCCTCGACGAGCCGCTGGAGGAGGGCAACTGGGAGGTCACCGGCCCTTCCGCGCTGCCCTATGGATCCGGCTGCCACATGCCGCGTGAGATGACCCGAGCCGACATGGACAAGGTCGTCGCCGACTTCCTCGCCGCCGCGCGCCGCGGCGTCGAGGCGGGCTTCGACCTGATCGAGGTGCACGCCGCCCACGGCTACCTGCTCTCCTCGTTCCTCTCGCCGATCGCCAACCACCGCACCGACGGATACGGCGGGTCCCTGGAGAACCGGCTGCGCTTCCCGCTCGAGGTGTTCGACGCCGTCCGTGCGGCGGTGCCCGCCCCGATTCCGGTGACGATCCGCATCTCGGCGACCGACTGGGCCCCGGAGGGCAACACCGAGCACGACGCGGTGGAGATCGCCCGCGCGTTCATCGAGCACGGCGCCGCCGCCATCGACGTCTCCTCCGGACAGGTGACCATGGCGGAGAGGCCGGCCTTCGGGCGGTCCTACCAGACTCCGTTCGCCGACCGGATCCGGCACGAGGTCGCCGGCCCCGCGGGTGTCGCGGTCATCGCGGTCGGTGCGATCTCGTCATACGACGACGTCAACTCGATCCTCCTCGCCGGCCGCGCCGACCTGTGCGCGCTGGGCCGCAGCCACCTTTACAACCCGCAGTGGACGCTTCAGGCCGCCGCCGAGCAGGAGTACGGCGGGCCCGGCGCGCCGTGGCCGGACCAGTTCGCCGCCGGCCGCCGCAAGCCGCCCAGTTCGCGTACCGACAAGATCCCACCGCGCCTGGCGTTGCTGCGCGCCCCGGAGACGGACAACGTGCATCTGCGATGGACTCCCGACCGCGTCACCATGGGCCCGTGA
- a CDS encoding CGNR zinc finger domain-containing protein: MITAAAGSPKPSSRTVTPTVETVLAFVNTRADGSGRRELFGDGDSFAAWLAERDEFGGETVVTDADAAVARELRDALVTVLLAHSGDEESLGEPLLRAERHLRRVGSLYPLATVVTAGGVELASPQAGVPRVFGTVLAAVTTFAQSGDWGRIKACRNPPCHFGFFDRTRNGGGLYCSTGCGSQVSMRKHRQRQRHGSGAPSEA; this comes from the coding sequence ATGATCACTGCGGCGGCCGGATCCCCCAAACCCAGCTCGCGCACCGTCACGCCGACGGTGGAGACCGTTCTCGCGTTCGTGAACACGCGCGCGGACGGATCGGGTCGCCGAGAGTTGTTCGGGGACGGGGACTCGTTCGCGGCGTGGCTGGCGGAGCGCGACGAGTTCGGTGGCGAAACCGTGGTGACCGACGCTGACGCCGCGGTCGCGCGCGAGCTGCGTGATGCCCTGGTGACTGTGCTGCTCGCGCACTCGGGCGATGAGGAAAGTCTGGGTGAGCCGCTGCTGCGTGCCGAGCGGCACCTGCGGCGTGTGGGTTCGCTCTACCCGCTGGCGACGGTGGTCACGGCCGGCGGTGTAGAGCTGGCCTCGCCGCAGGCGGGGGTGCCGCGCGTGTTCGGAACCGTACTGGCTGCGGTGACGACGTTTGCGCAGAGCGGCGACTGGGGGCGCATCAAGGCGTGCCGGAACCCCCCATGCCATTTCGGTTTCTTCGACCGCACCCGCAATGGGGGAGGGCTGTACTGCAGTACTGGCTGCGGCTCTCAGGTGTCCATGCGCAAACACCGCCAGCGGCAGCGCCATGGCAGTGGTGCGCCGTCCGAGGCGTGA
- a CDS encoding fumarylacetoacetate hydrolase family protein yields MRLATVITEAGSTAAALDEDGIWRRLPAPDLSALMAAGPIRLDDLTDPLLGAVPVQPLPSPGKVVCCGLNYGDHIFEMGRELPAYPTLFTKYADTLIGPGEPIELPAGLKVDWEAELAVVVGTALWRAGRDVAAAAIAGYTVANDVSVRDWQNRTSEWFQGKAWDRSTPIGPVIVTPDEVDVAAGVEVICRVNGEEVQRGSTRTLVFDPADLLAYISTFTILRPGDVVLTGTPGGVGAGRKPPRYLVDGDVVETEIPGIGTLRNAVAFHAGPAHQ; encoded by the coding sequence ATGCGGCTTGCGACCGTGATCACCGAAGCTGGATCGACCGCCGCCGCCCTGGACGAGGACGGCATCTGGCGTCGGCTGCCTGCCCCGGACCTGTCGGCGCTGATGGCCGCCGGGCCGATCCGCCTCGACGACCTCACCGACCCGCTCCTCGGGGCCGTTCCCGTCCAGCCCCTGCCGTCTCCGGGCAAGGTGGTCTGCTGTGGCCTGAACTACGGCGACCACATCTTCGAGATGGGGCGTGAACTCCCCGCTTACCCGACCCTGTTCACCAAGTACGCCGACACGCTGATAGGCCCAGGCGAGCCGATCGAGCTGCCGGCCGGTCTCAAGGTGGATTGGGAGGCCGAGCTCGCCGTCGTGGTGGGGACCGCGCTGTGGCGGGCCGGCCGGGACGTCGCCGCCGCCGCGATCGCCGGTTACACCGTCGCCAACGACGTCTCGGTGCGCGACTGGCAGAACCGCACCAGCGAGTGGTTCCAGGGCAAGGCCTGGGATCGGTCGACGCCGATCGGCCCGGTGATCGTCACCCCCGACGAGGTGGACGTGGCCGCAGGGGTGGAGGTCATCTGCCGGGTCAACGGTGAGGAGGTGCAGCGCGGCAGCACCCGCACCCTGGTCTTCGACCCCGCCGACCTGCTCGCCTACATCTCCACCTTCACCATCCTGCGCCCCGGCGACGTCGTGCTGACCGGTACCCCGGGCGGCGTCGGAGCCGGTCGCAAACCGCCCCGCTATCTCGTCGACGGCGACGTCGTCGAGACCGAGATCCCCGGCATCGGCACGCTGCGCAACGCCGTGGCCTTCCACGCCGGCCCCGCTCATCAGTGA
- a CDS encoding acyl-CoA thioesterase has protein sequence MEWIDTDAAGIYHNTAVVRYVEAAEATLMRERGLDGYFSSAPRVRYEVDFESPLRFGQEATTVVEIVRIGTASMTFAFELWGEPFAGRPRTRAAHGRFVTVHIDPQTGKSAPWPQQWLTALGVS, from the coding sequence GTGGAGTGGATCGACACCGACGCCGCAGGGATCTACCACAATACGGCCGTGGTGCGGTATGTCGAGGCCGCCGAGGCCACGCTCATGCGTGAGCGCGGCCTCGACGGCTACTTCTCCTCAGCCCCGCGCGTCCGATACGAGGTGGATTTCGAGTCACCGCTCCGCTTCGGGCAGGAGGCCACCACCGTCGTCGAAATCGTTCGCATCGGCACAGCCTCGATGACGTTCGCGTTCGAGCTCTGGGGCGAGCCGTTCGCCGGGCGACCCCGCACTCGTGCCGCGCACGGACGGTTCGTCACGGTCCACATCGATCCTCAGACGGGCAAGAGCGCACCGTGGCCACAGCAGTGGCTCACAGCGCTCGGCGTCTCATGA
- a CDS encoding RidA family protein — protein MTPDAINPASLPAPSGYSHGTLVDNTLYLGGQTALDANMQIVPGGIVEQFRQAFGNVLTTLAAAGGVPADLVSITIYLTDIPDYQAHGKEIGRVWRELAGPVYPAMAGIGCTALWQPEAMIEILGVAVIPDERLKRPES, from the coding sequence GTGACCCCCGACGCCATCAACCCCGCTTCCCTGCCGGCGCCGAGCGGTTACTCCCACGGCACGCTGGTGGACAACACTCTGTACCTGGGCGGCCAGACCGCCCTGGACGCCAACATGCAGATCGTTCCCGGAGGGATCGTCGAGCAGTTCCGACAGGCGTTCGGCAACGTGCTGACCACGCTCGCCGCCGCGGGTGGCGTACCTGCGGACCTGGTCAGCATCACGATCTACCTGACCGACATCCCGGACTACCAGGCGCACGGCAAGGAGATCGGCCGAGTCTGGCGCGAGCTGGCCGGTCCGGTCTATCCGGCGATGGCGGGGATCGGCTGCACGGCACTCTGGCAGCCCGAGGCCATGATCGAGATCCTCGGTGTCGCGGTGATTCCCGACGAGCGGCTCAAGCGCCCGGAGTCCTGA
- a CDS encoding cupin domain-containing protein has product MEHDLSKYALEGDNSMYATESGLVVPVVTRGGLEAGDTGQSDGATRISGVSIQHTPATKLWFGKVGNEAGYRSVPHHHGEAETGGYVLSGRARIYFGDRFEDYVDLEEGDWVFVPPFMPHVECNLDRDRPLTWMTTRTPENIVVNLPDVPDTDLPGWLSR; this is encoded by the coding sequence ATGGAGCATGACCTGAGCAAGTACGCCCTTGAGGGCGACAACTCGATGTACGCCACCGAGAGTGGCCTGGTCGTCCCGGTGGTGACCCGCGGCGGCCTCGAGGCCGGCGACACCGGGCAGTCCGACGGCGCGACCCGCATCTCCGGCGTCAGCATCCAGCACACCCCGGCCACCAAGCTCTGGTTCGGCAAGGTGGGCAACGAGGCCGGCTATCGCTCGGTCCCGCACCACCACGGCGAGGCCGAGACCGGCGGCTACGTGCTCTCGGGCCGTGCCCGCATCTACTTCGGCGACAGGTTCGAGGACTACGTCGACCTCGAGGAGGGCGACTGGGTCTTCGTCCCGCCGTTCATGCCCCACGTCGAGTGCAACCTGGACCGCGACAGGCCGCTGACCTGGATGACGACCCGCACGCCGGAGAACATCGTCGTCAACCTGCCCGACGTCCCGGACACCGATCTGCCGGGCTGGCTCAGCCGATGA
- a CDS encoding acyl-CoA thioesterase — MTARTPQTSAVFCAAITLTEAEPEHFDLAFTAVTQPCPWPKAYGGDLVAQAAAAAMRSVTDGKTLHSMHSYFMRPADIGADVRYEVELLRDGRGYSTRQVRGYQNGKPLYVCLAGFAAGEPGGTFAAELPAGFPGPEELPSTAAYLESRSGGTMTEESKAYWSAGRSFDMRHVPGPVYLSIDGEQVPHQAVWVKPFDTLRSVEGLTDEQRDLAALAYVCDYTILEPVLRVLGLPWAEPGLVTASLDHAMWFHRPLASGTIDDWLLYVQDAAAADGGRGLGIGRFFTRDRCHLATVVQEGMIRTSGRNPS, encoded by the coding sequence ATGACGGCACGGACGCCGCAGACCTCGGCGGTCTTCTGCGCCGCGATCACCCTCACCGAGGCCGAGCCGGAACACTTCGATCTCGCGTTCACCGCCGTCACCCAGCCGTGTCCGTGGCCCAAGGCGTACGGCGGCGACCTGGTCGCCCAGGCCGCGGCCGCGGCGATGCGGTCGGTGACCGACGGCAAGACGCTGCACTCGATGCACAGCTACTTCATGCGCCCCGCCGACATCGGCGCAGACGTGCGCTATGAGGTCGAGTTGCTGCGCGACGGCCGGGGCTACAGCACCCGCCAGGTCCGCGGCTACCAGAACGGCAAGCCGCTCTACGTGTGCCTGGCCGGCTTCGCCGCGGGCGAGCCCGGCGGGACCTTCGCCGCAGAGCTCCCCGCCGGCTTCCCCGGCCCCGAGGAGCTGCCCAGCACCGCGGCCTACCTCGAAAGCCGCAGCGGCGGAACCATGACCGAGGAGTCCAAGGCCTACTGGTCCGCCGGCCGCAGCTTCGACATGCGCCATGTCCCCGGCCCGGTCTACCTGAGCATCGATGGCGAGCAGGTGCCGCACCAGGCCGTCTGGGTCAAGCCGTTCGACACTCTGCGCAGTGTCGAAGGGCTCACCGACGAGCAGCGTGACCTCGCCGCGCTCGCCTACGTCTGCGACTACACCATCCTCGAGCCCGTCCTGCGCGTGCTCGGGCTGCCCTGGGCCGAGCCCGGGCTCGTCACCGCCAGCCTCGACCACGCGATGTGGTTCCACCGCCCCCTGGCATCCGGGACGATCGACGACTGGCTCCTCTACGTCCAGGACGCGGCGGCGGCGGACGGCGGCCGCGGCCTCGGCATCGGCCGCTTCTTCACCCGCGACCGTTGTCATCTGGCCACCGTCGTGCAGGAAGGCATGATCCGCACCTCGGGGAGGAACCCGTCATGA